The Bicyclus anynana chromosome 4, ilBicAnyn1.1, whole genome shotgun sequence genome window below encodes:
- the LOC112051427 gene encoding isocitrate dehydrogenase [NADP] cytoplasmic, whose translation MAGNNAKRLLKYVSEQTVISARNYGTAKRVVASKPVVEMDGDEMTRIIWEKIKEKLIFPYVKLDCLYYDLGLPHRDATDDQVTIDAAHAILKHNVGIKCATITPDEQRVEEFKLKKMWLSPNGTIRNILGGTVFREPILCKSIPRVVPGWTNAIVIGRHAHGDQYKAQDFVVPKPGKVEMVYTAEDGSVEKRVLYDFKTPGVALGMYNTDESIKSFAHSSFQVALQKKWPLYLSTKNTILKRYDGRFKDIFQEIYDSDYKKQFEDAKIWYEHRLIDDMVAQAIKGSGGFVWACKNYDGDVQSDVVAQGYGSLGMMTSVLMCPDGRTVESEAAHGTVTRHYRMHQQGKPTSTNPVASIYAWTRGLIHRAKLDNTPELERFANSLEEACVECIDAGKMTKDLVICIHGMANTKDGMFLHTEDFLQAIAEQLERKLAN comes from the exons ATGGCTGGGAATAACGCAAAACGTTTGCTTAAATATGTGTCTGAACAAACTGTTATATCAGCAAGAAATT aTGGCACAGCCAAAAGAGTGGTGGCGTCAAAGCCTGTTGTAGAAATGGATGGAGACGAGATGACTCGTATCATATGGGAGAAGATAAAGGAGAAACTTATCTTTCCTTATGTCAAG CTAGACTGCCTGTACTATGACCTTGGGCTGCCGCACCGTGACGCGACCGACGACCAAGTGACCATCGACGCCGCGCACGCTATACTCAAACACAATGTTGGCATCAAATGCGCCACCATTACCCCTGATGAACAAAGAGTGGAAG AATTCAAACTGAAGAAAATGTGGCTCAGTCCAAACGGCACCATCCGTAACATTCTGGGCGGCACAGTCTTCCGCGAGCCCATCCTGTGCAAGAGCATCCCGCGAGTGGTGCCCGGCTGGACCAACGCCATCGTCATCGGCCGCCACGCGCACGGCGACCAGTACAAGGCGCAGGACTTTGTGGTGCCTAAACCTGGCAAG gTGGAGATGGTTTACACGGCAGAGGATGGTTCAGTGGAGAAGCGTGTGTTATACGATTTCAAAACACCTGGCGTCGCTCTGGGAATGTACAACACTGATGAATCTATTAAATCCTTTGCGCACTCCAGTTTTCAG GTCGCACTGCAAAAGAAATGGCCTCTATATTTATCCACAAAGAACACAATTCTGAAACGTTACGACGGCCGCTTCAAAGACATCTTCCAAGAGATTTACGACAGTGACTACAAGAAACAGTTTGAGGATGCAAAGATCTGGTACGAGCACCGTTTGATAGATGATATGGTGGCTCAGGCGATAAAGGGTTCAGGCGGCTTCGTTTGGGCGTGCAAGAATTATGATGGCGATGTCCAGTCTGATGTTGTTGCACAG GGCTACGGCTCGCTGGGCATGATGACGTCAGTGCTGATGTGCCCCGACGGGCGCACGGTGGAGTCGGAGGCGGCGCACGGCACGGTGACGCGCCACTACCGCATGCACCAGCAGGGCAAGCCCACGTCCACCAACCCCGTGGCGTCCATCTACGCGTGGACCAGGGGCCTCATCCACCGCGCCAAGTTGGACAACACGCCGGAGCTTGAGCGATTCGCTAACTCGTTAGAAGAG GCTTGCGTCGAATGCATAGACGCGGGCAAGATGACGAAGGATCTAGTCATTTGTATCCACGGTATGGCCAACACTAAAGACGGGATGTTCCTGCACACAGAAGACTTCCTTCAAGCAATCGCTGAACAGCTAGAGCGCAAACTGGCCAATTGA